A stretch of Paludisphaera borealis DNA encodes these proteins:
- the tssB gene encoding type VI secretion system contractile sheath small subunit, protein MPRDESLQHKLDRVRPPRVQITYDVEVGDAEVKKELPFVMGVLADLSGHPDPDAEPLPDLKDEKRKFVEINRDNFDKVMKGIKPRLALRVENKIENDQSKIGVELKFRSMEDFEPTNVVNQIEPLRKLLEARQRLAELKSKIVTNDRLDSLLQRIISDTDQLKRLGRETGHFDESATEQAPTTEETQS, encoded by the coding sequence ATGCCGCGCGATGAGAGCCTCCAGCACAAACTCGACCGGGTTCGGCCGCCGAGAGTGCAGATCACGTACGACGTCGAGGTCGGCGACGCCGAAGTGAAGAAGGAGCTTCCCTTCGTCATGGGGGTGCTGGCCGACCTCTCCGGTCATCCCGATCCCGACGCCGAGCCGCTCCCGGACCTGAAGGACGAGAAGCGCAAGTTCGTCGAGATCAACCGAGACAACTTCGACAAGGTGATGAAGGGAATCAAACCGCGGCTGGCGCTGCGGGTCGAGAACAAGATCGAGAACGACCAGTCGAAGATCGGGGTCGAACTCAAGTTCCGCTCGATGGAAGACTTCGAGCCGACGAACGTCGTCAACCAGATCGAGCCGCTGCGGAAGCTGCTCGAAGCGCGTCAGCGGCTCGCCGAGCTGAAGTCGAAGATCGTCACCAACGATCGGCTGGACTCGCTGCTTCAGCGAATCATCAGCGATACCGACCAGCTCAAGCGACTGGGCCGCGAAACCGGACATTTCGACGAATCGGCCACCGAACAGGCGCCCACCACGGAGGAGACCCAGTCATGA
- a CDS encoding beta strand repeat-containing protein, whose amino-acid sequence MFEERMLLATFTVVNNGDSGLGSLRQAILDANAAAGLDSIEFNASLGVITPATALPPITGQTSINTLLQTGVVIDGNGGAFDGLTLGAGANGSSIQGLTIRNFKNSIIHVQSSNNTIAGNTLGGSPGADQIGVFIDGGSSNTIGGTTAGSANTIGFSTTAGVQILGASATSNVVAGNFIGTDGTNANRGNAFGVQIVNSSGNTIGGAAGNTIGFNTTAGVSVLSGAQNVVSQNLYVGTNGAATPVPASDINLGPTGNNGQPAPSLATATLSAGDLTLQFAIGLPAGTSVTVEVYQLTAVGVAQRSSVAAKTTTTVAGVNTLTIPTPGLANGSQVLTTATVAANGTSVFSNVLTIGASSYTVTNTDPSGPGSLFDALTSANASSGGVVPIDFLLAPGSVINVSAASPLPTITHPVDINSTNAPGITIAGIAQAVDGFILGAGSGGSTIRGLTIQNFAGAGVHVYSGNNTIVGDVLGTSGALNAIGILIDGGSSNIIGGLTAAAANTISFNTTAGIQIQGASATANVVEGNRIGGDGTSGNPGNGFGVLIVNSSGNTIGGAANGAANSIGFNTTAGVNILSGTGNVVSQNLYLGTNGPATPVFSSDITLLPGANNGQPAPTLITAAVKGGQVTIQYRSNVPANTPLTLELYQLDKTTGDRVFVASKATTTQTNGGVETLAINAGLANGDQILATSTGTPANGTSVFSNLATIADLYTVSNTQSSGPGSLFQALTNVNLVAGLGGPPIEIVFNLPANPGQVIDVSQNPLPTLAHAVKIAPSFTALGLVIDGGNTALNGIVLGSNSDGSTIQGLTIRNFKSTGILVLSSSNAIGGSAPEQENKIDSNGTGIELDGASNTLVNNYIGTAPQTTSGQPAFSNAVGILILGSNNQVGGTTGVANIIQSSSIAAIQISGSTAVGNRLQQNLVTQNLQNILLTNGANRNQNSVVLESAFFAPDALNPTLITVTGTFTQNGDLPQGGPYHVEIFAQLQTADKSLIYSPAAIYLGTFDLGTNQQGFSEIIAITPQIRNVLTAFNLQIYGVTATVTSQSAGTPTEYDTSAFSNSVRAVSLYTVTNTQDYNAGDDPILGSLRFALTQASQDGKQIDFAIPQADADAGTATTWTIKLNSTIIVQGNAANSMSGIVVDGLTQTPNAGTPVIQIDGQNTAEFGLEFLNASFVADAKGFAQGVTVRGLSFYGFKTAALDFNNVQNAWVVDNYIGLDAQRSKPKQQPEEPARKQSIGVLIEGGSTNINVGLPGFVSIAGIPSAAANYIGGNDEYGVQIKGETTQFNIVAGNFIGTDGEANLANGIGVLIDGSPNNTVGGVAFVPGGTNLGINQANVIGFNSGAGIKVDGAGSKSNSILGNSIGVNPFNPTKFLPANGVGVWIADASTNFVGRGDDPHANVIGNNKGGGVLISGESLQNLVQGNYLGTDRDFNPLGNANGVDVEGGYANLIGGRVDGSANFGANTIGFNKNYGVYLAGGAWNLVQGNFIGTNAKGAALGNLKTGVYVSASDHNIIGPSPLWAPGSHDETARNVISSNVTNGVWIVNANDNLVAGNLIGAGRIGGVNFSGNMQIGVAITGGAGNVVGGPMVDGALATGVANTIVGNGTNGVEIGEAATHLSSPKIEISTAATLPNLVQGNQIARNIQNGVHVVGDMTGDSTIAWIFDNFIGTDSTGTTVYDDNDRTYGNGLSGVLLEESSTKLDTSAAAPTTPGVYVAGNVISGNGLSGITAQQGIPKTDDQGKIIPGQDFRHLFASIVSNILGLDAAGANSTAKSKSQPQKSLPLGNILDGIRISDVVGVCVGSWTDGNGQQVGGPNVISGNLGRGVEIVGQTVNGLTGVDPLDPKFSISGYLVNGNVISGNKIGTDAAGTPGSTVAGVSLGNLSDGIFLFTPGNTLIRGNLIAGNRAAGVHAATVDSLSPANVTIDGNRIGSNEFDQTLANGNGSDGVFLDKMQNVTIRGNTISQNRANGVTIADSTTGIRLVGNTIGSLDPNVLGNSANGVFVNGSGLVTIGGATSGESNVISGNQASGIVISKNDGGYHGNIVTGNKIGVGADGATAVPNNNSGIIVSLSSNNVIGWSTAAPGQGLGNQISGNQLYGVLIAGNPDYPGLTVNNTIQGNVIGADSFATTAKAKLGNSSDGVFLLNAPSNTIGGLQRSQGNVISGNKAQGVRIFGGASHDNLVANNFIGVDSTGSTAVANGGNGVILDNAGYNLVGYGNIISGNQQSGVMVSSTTQSGAGSVVAGNLIGLDAMGAKAIPNNASGVLIFGSSYNGVVNNFISGNALDGVQIFSPGTGAKADSNFVGGNSIGADWSGARALGNQGDGVHIINGSNNTIGGGVGGNRNVISGNLNNGVTIDQQTNLTASQNRIDGNLIGTDSSGFAPLGNGHFGVLLNNATGNFIGNAGQGSFVSTTAPRTPSNVISGNREAGVELTGTAGGNTILGNFIGVSKDGTAYNSNQQGWGLFNPIGVVINANASYNMVGGSTPGSGNIITQSSANPNDQNTSPTSETTYIGVEIISPTAAGNVIQGNMIGLDAKGQVGFNSIGVLLNNSVGTVVGGYIASPTVNPSLPSVANLISGNSLAGIEITGQLATGNQIYNNYIGTDVTGDGRPGLPDPALPAPPRNPTQASGVLILQGTQNTVGASESGNVIGGNGNVISGNGIGINIANQSGSNVKTSTNWIQGNRIGTDRTGTKANPNFEFGVFITASANNVIDKNLISANGLAGVEIFGGATQLASSGAQGTAAGLGTVLTGNHIGVDINDQVAFAVFNGTRQIDSLANHPVITLPDGIQVNYGFQQHGVVIIGASDNAVGLPGRGNRISGNIQTGVYISRRDNAKTLYALPTNNVVQANDLSLNGIYGVFRYDAPAGNPVIESPAANANTFTGTPIPIGDYVTGFNQNTPPSQQPQSILIAGPNSVTGATTTTGAAGSGRPRRAPVALHPRTVASRTNAKPTSQLQAKALSTTGLTTSRLPRVPQLIEPGSKARRVAPNASTSK is encoded by the coding sequence ATGTTCGAAGAGCGGATGCTGCTCGCGACGTTCACCGTCGTGAATAACGGCGACAGCGGCCTTGGCTCATTGCGCCAAGCGATTCTGGACGCAAATGCGGCCGCCGGTCTGGATAGCATCGAATTCAATGCGTCGCTTGGCGTGATCACCCCGGCCACGGCGCTTCCGCCGATCACCGGCCAGACGTCGATCAACACCCTGCTGCAAACCGGCGTCGTGATCGATGGCAACGGCGGGGCGTTCGATGGATTGACCCTCGGCGCGGGGGCGAACGGCAGCTCGATCCAGGGGCTGACGATCCGGAATTTCAAGAATTCGATCATCCACGTCCAGTCGAGCAACAACACCATCGCCGGCAACACGCTGGGCGGCTCTCCCGGCGCCGACCAGATCGGCGTGTTCATCGACGGCGGTTCATCGAACACCATCGGCGGCACCACGGCCGGCTCAGCCAACACGATCGGATTCAGCACGACCGCCGGCGTCCAGATCCTGGGCGCCTCGGCGACGAGCAACGTGGTCGCGGGCAATTTCATCGGCACGGACGGGACGAACGCGAATCGCGGCAACGCCTTCGGCGTCCAGATCGTCAACTCGAGCGGCAACACCATCGGCGGCGCGGCGGGCAACACCATCGGCTTCAACACGACCGCGGGAGTCAGCGTCCTTTCGGGGGCGCAGAACGTTGTCAGCCAGAACCTCTACGTCGGAACCAACGGCGCGGCGACCCCCGTCCCCGCCAGCGACATCAACCTGGGGCCCACGGGAAACAACGGCCAGCCCGCGCCCAGCCTCGCGACGGCGACCCTCAGCGCCGGCGACCTCACGTTGCAGTTCGCGATCGGCCTGCCGGCGGGGACGTCCGTGACCGTCGAGGTCTACCAACTGACCGCCGTGGGCGTGGCGCAGCGAAGCTCCGTCGCCGCGAAGACGACCACCACGGTCGCGGGCGTGAACACTTTGACGATTCCAACGCCCGGCCTGGCGAACGGCTCTCAAGTCTTGACGACCGCCACCGTCGCCGCCAACGGCACCTCCGTGTTCTCGAACGTGCTGACGATCGGTGCCAGCTCGTATACGGTCACCAATACGGACCCCAGCGGTCCGGGGTCGCTCTTTGACGCCCTCACGAGCGCGAACGCCTCGTCGGGAGGAGTGGTCCCGATCGACTTCCTCCTCGCGCCCGGTTCCGTCATCAACGTCTCGGCGGCTTCGCCGTTGCCCACGATCACCCACCCCGTCGACATCAACTCGACCAACGCCCCAGGCATCACGATCGCCGGAATCGCACAGGCCGTCGACGGGTTCATCCTTGGCGCCGGGTCGGGCGGCAGCACGATCCGAGGCCTGACGATTCAAAATTTCGCCGGAGCGGGCGTTCACGTCTACTCGGGGAATAACACGATCGTCGGCGACGTCCTGGGGACGTCGGGCGCCCTCAACGCGATCGGCATCCTGATCGATGGCGGCTCGTCGAACATCATCGGCGGCTTGACGGCCGCCGCGGCCAACACGATCAGCTTCAACACGACCGCCGGAATCCAGATCCAAGGCGCCTCGGCGACGGCCAACGTGGTCGAAGGCAACCGCATCGGCGGCGATGGAACTTCCGGAAATCCCGGCAACGGCTTCGGCGTGTTGATCGTCAACTCGAGCGGAAACACGATCGGCGGCGCGGCGAACGGAGCCGCCAACAGCATCGGCTTCAACACCACCGCCGGCGTCAACATCCTCTCGGGGACGGGAAACGTCGTCAGTCAGAACCTTTATCTCGGAACCAACGGTCCGGCCACCCCCGTCTTCTCAAGCGACATCACCCTGCTTCCCGGGGCGAACAACGGCCAGCCGGCCCCGACGCTCATCACGGCGGCGGTGAAGGGCGGGCAGGTGACCATCCAGTATCGAAGCAACGTTCCGGCGAACACCCCGCTCACCCTCGAACTGTATCAGTTGGACAAGACGACTGGAGACCGTGTCTTCGTGGCCTCCAAGGCAACCACGACACAGACCAACGGCGGAGTCGAGACCCTGGCGATCAACGCCGGCCTGGCCAACGGCGATCAGATCTTGGCGACGTCGACGGGCACGCCGGCGAACGGGACGTCCGTATTTTCGAACCTCGCGACGATCGCCGACTTGTACACGGTGAGCAACACCCAATCAAGCGGTCCGGGCTCGCTGTTCCAGGCGCTCACGAACGTCAATCTGGTGGCGGGTTTGGGCGGGCCCCCGATCGAAATCGTCTTCAATCTTCCCGCCAACCCTGGCCAGGTGATCGACGTCTCCCAGAACCCGCTGCCGACGCTCGCCCATGCCGTGAAGATCGCCCCCTCCTTCACGGCGCTGGGGCTCGTCATTGACGGCGGCAACACGGCGCTCAACGGGATTGTGCTCGGCTCGAACTCCGACGGGAGTACGATCCAGGGGTTGACGATTCGAAATTTCAAGAGCACCGGAATCCTCGTTCTCTCCAGTTCTAACGCCATCGGCGGCTCGGCCCCCGAGCAGGAGAACAAGATCGATTCCAATGGCACAGGGATCGAACTCGACGGTGCCTCGAACACGCTCGTCAACAATTATATCGGTACGGCGCCCCAGACAACGTCGGGCCAGCCCGCATTCAGCAACGCCGTCGGCATCCTGATTCTGGGTTCCAACAACCAGGTCGGAGGAACCACCGGCGTCGCGAACATCATCCAATCCAGCTCGATCGCCGCGATTCAGATCAGCGGCTCAACGGCGGTTGGGAATCGACTCCAACAAAACCTCGTCACTCAGAACCTCCAGAACATCCTCCTCACCAACGGAGCGAACCGGAATCAGAACTCGGTCGTGCTGGAGTCCGCCTTCTTCGCGCCGGACGCCCTGAACCCAACGTTGATCACCGTTACTGGGACCTTCACGCAGAACGGCGATCTGCCGCAGGGCGGCCCTTACCACGTCGAAATCTTCGCCCAGCTTCAGACCGCAGACAAGTCTTTGATCTACTCCCCGGCCGCCATCTACCTGGGGACCTTCGATCTCGGCACGAACCAGCAAGGCTTCAGCGAGATCATCGCTATCACCCCTCAGATCCGGAATGTTCTGACCGCGTTCAATTTGCAGATTTATGGTGTGACGGCGACCGTCACGTCGCAGTCGGCGGGCACGCCCACCGAGTACGACACGTCCGCCTTCTCCAACAGCGTCCGGGCGGTGAGCCTCTACACGGTCACCAATACTCAGGATTACAACGCTGGGGATGATCCCATCCTCGGCTCGCTTCGGTTCGCGCTCACGCAAGCGTCCCAGGACGGCAAGCAGATCGATTTCGCAATCCCCCAGGCGGACGCTGACGCCGGGACGGCGACGACATGGACGATCAAACTGAACTCCACGATCATCGTGCAAGGGAACGCCGCCAATAGCATGAGTGGGATCGTCGTCGACGGCTTGACCCAGACTCCAAACGCAGGCACGCCGGTGATTCAAATTGACGGCCAGAACACGGCGGAGTTCGGGCTCGAGTTCCTCAACGCCAGTTTCGTCGCCGACGCCAAGGGCTTCGCCCAAGGCGTCACCGTCCGGGGCCTGTCGTTTTACGGCTTCAAAACCGCGGCTCTTGATTTCAACAACGTCCAGAACGCCTGGGTCGTCGACAACTACATCGGGCTCGACGCCCAAAGGTCGAAACCCAAGCAACAACCAGAGGAGCCCGCGCGGAAACAAAGCATCGGCGTGCTTATCGAGGGGGGATCGACCAACATCAACGTCGGCCTGCCCGGCTTTGTGAGCATCGCTGGAATTCCCTCCGCGGCCGCCAACTACATCGGCGGCAACGACGAGTACGGCGTGCAGATCAAGGGCGAAACCACCCAGTTCAACATTGTGGCCGGCAACTTCATCGGGACCGACGGCGAAGCCAATCTTGCGAACGGCATCGGCGTTCTTATCGACGGGTCGCCGAACAACACCGTGGGCGGTGTGGCGTTCGTACCAGGGGGGACGAACCTGGGCATCAACCAGGCCAACGTCATCGGCTTCAACAGCGGCGCGGGAATCAAGGTCGATGGAGCCGGCTCGAAGAGCAACTCGATCCTCGGCAACTCCATCGGCGTGAATCCCTTCAACCCCACGAAGTTCCTACCGGCCAACGGCGTCGGAGTGTGGATCGCCGACGCCTCAACCAATTTCGTGGGTCGCGGCGACGATCCGCACGCCAACGTCATCGGTAATAACAAGGGCGGCGGCGTTCTCATCAGCGGTGAGTCGTTGCAAAATCTCGTCCAGGGGAATTACCTCGGCACGGATCGTGATTTCAACCCCCTGGGCAACGCGAACGGAGTCGACGTCGAAGGCGGGTACGCGAATCTGATCGGCGGCCGCGTGGACGGGAGCGCCAACTTCGGCGCCAACACGATCGGCTTCAACAAGAACTACGGCGTCTATCTCGCCGGAGGCGCCTGGAACCTGGTTCAAGGCAATTTCATCGGAACGAACGCGAAGGGCGCTGCGCTCGGGAATTTGAAGACGGGCGTTTATGTATCCGCCTCGGATCACAACATCATCGGTCCGAGCCCCCTGTGGGCCCCTGGATCCCACGACGAGACGGCGCGCAACGTCATCTCGTCGAACGTGACGAATGGAGTCTGGATCGTCAATGCAAACGACAACCTCGTCGCGGGCAACCTCATCGGCGCCGGCCGGATTGGAGGGGTGAACTTCTCGGGGAACATGCAGATCGGCGTCGCCATCACGGGAGGCGCCGGCAATGTCGTCGGCGGCCCGATGGTCGACGGGGCGCTCGCGACGGGCGTCGCCAACACGATCGTCGGAAACGGCACGAATGGAGTCGAAATCGGGGAGGCGGCGACGCACCTCAGCAGCCCGAAGATCGAAATTAGTACAGCGGCGACGCTTCCCAACCTCGTCCAGGGGAACCAGATCGCCAGGAACATCCAGAACGGTGTTCACGTCGTCGGCGACATGACTGGCGATTCCACGATCGCTTGGATCTTCGACAATTTCATCGGCACCGACAGCACGGGAACGACTGTTTACGACGACAATGATCGCACCTATGGCAACGGTTTGAGCGGCGTCTTGCTCGAAGAGTCCTCAACCAAGCTGGACACGTCGGCTGCCGCGCCGACGACGCCTGGGGTCTATGTCGCGGGCAACGTCATATCCGGAAACGGGCTCAGTGGGATTACGGCTCAACAAGGTATTCCTAAGACGGATGACCAAGGCAAGATCATCCCCGGCCAGGATTTCCGGCATCTCTTTGCCAGCATCGTCAGCAACATCCTGGGACTCGACGCCGCTGGCGCGAATTCGACCGCCAAGAGCAAGTCGCAGCCTCAAAAGAGCTTGCCCCTGGGCAATATTTTGGACGGAATTCGGATCAGCGACGTCGTCGGCGTCTGCGTGGGCTCGTGGACGGACGGGAATGGCCAGCAGGTCGGCGGTCCGAACGTGATCTCCGGAAACCTGGGCCGGGGGGTTGAAATCGTCGGCCAGACGGTCAACGGCCTTACAGGCGTCGATCCTCTCGATCCGAAATTCTCCATTAGCGGCTACCTCGTCAATGGCAACGTGATCTCGGGCAACAAGATCGGCACGGACGCGGCCGGGACGCCCGGATCGACGGTGGCGGGCGTTTCACTTGGAAACCTCTCGGACGGCATTTTCCTCTTCACGCCGGGCAACACGCTGATTCGAGGGAACCTCATCGCGGGCAATCGCGCGGCGGGCGTTCACGCCGCGACAGTCGACTCGCTGAGCCCCGCCAACGTCACGATCGATGGCAATCGCATCGGCTCGAACGAATTCGATCAAACACTCGCCAACGGCAACGGCTCGGACGGTGTTTTTCTTGACAAGATGCAAAACGTGACGATTCGCGGCAACACGATCTCTCAGAACCGGGCCAATGGGGTCACGATCGCGGATTCCACCACCGGAATCCGATTGGTCGGCAACACGATCGGCAGCCTCGATCCCAATGTTCTCGGCAATTCTGCAAATGGTGTGTTCGTCAACGGCTCCGGGCTCGTGACGATCGGCGGCGCGACGTCCGGCGAATCGAATGTGATTTCCGGGAATCAAGCCAGTGGGATCGTCATCAGCAAGAACGACGGCGGCTATCATGGAAACATCGTGACGGGCAACAAAATCGGCGTCGGCGCTGATGGGGCCACGGCCGTTCCTAATAACAATTCAGGGATTATTGTCAGTCTTTCCAGCAATAACGTCATCGGTTGGTCCACCGCCGCCCCAGGGCAGGGGCTCGGCAACCAGATCTCCGGCAATCAACTCTACGGGGTTTTGATCGCTGGGAACCCGGATTATCCGGGCCTGACGGTGAATAATACAATTCAAGGCAACGTGATAGGCGCCGACTCGTTCGCCACAACCGCGAAGGCCAAGCTGGGCAACAGCTCGGACGGCGTGTTCCTGTTGAACGCTCCGAGTAACACGATCGGCGGCTTGCAGAGGTCGCAAGGCAATGTAATCTCCGGCAACAAAGCCCAAGGAGTGAGAATCTTCGGGGGAGCGTCCCACGACAATCTCGTCGCGAACAATTTCATCGGCGTCGACTCGACGGGTTCCACGGCCGTCGCCAACGGCGGCAACGGCGTCATCCTCGACAATGCGGGCTACAATTTAGTCGGTTACGGCAACATCATCTCGGGCAATCAACAGTCCGGGGTCATGGTCAGCAGCACTACCCAGTCGGGCGCGGGCAGTGTGGTCGCGGGAAACCTGATCGGGCTCGACGCGATGGGAGCCAAAGCGATCCCGAACAACGCTAGCGGCGTGTTGATTTTTGGTTCAAGCTACAACGGCGTGGTAAACAACTTCATCTCCGGCAACGCCTTGGACGGCGTGCAGATCTTCAGCCCGGGAACGGGTGCCAAGGCGGACTCCAACTTCGTCGGCGGCAACTCCATCGGGGCCGATTGGTCCGGAGCACGCGCCCTCGGCAACCAAGGCGACGGCGTCCACATCATCAACGGCTCGAACAACACGATCGGCGGCGGGGTCGGCGGGAACCGGAACGTGATCTCCGGCAACCTCAACAACGGGGTGACGATCGATCAACAAACGAATCTGACGGCCAGTCAGAATCGCATTGACGGCAACCTCATCGGCACGGACTCCAGCGGCTTCGCCCCGCTCGGAAACGGCCACTTCGGCGTGCTCCTCAACAATGCGACAGGGAACTTCATCGGGAACGCCGGCCAAGGCTCGTTCGTCTCCACGACCGCCCCGCGAACCCCGAGCAACGTCATCTCGGGCAATCGCGAGGCGGGCGTCGAGTTGACCGGCACGGCGGGCGGGAACACGATACTGGGCAACTTCATCGGCGTGAGCAAGGACGGCACCGCCTACAATTCCAATCAACAAGGGTGGGGGCTGTTTAACCCGATCGGCGTCGTGATAAACGCCAATGCCAGCTACAACATGGTCGGGGGCTCGACGCCCGGCTCGGGGAACATCATCACCCAGAGCAGTGCGAATCCCAACGACCAGAACACCTCCCCCACTTCTGAAACAACATATATCGGCGTCGAGATCATCTCGCCCACGGCGGCCGGCAACGTCATCCAAGGCAATATGATCGGCCTCGACGCCAAGGGACAGGTTGGTTTCAATTCGATCGGCGTGCTCCTCAACAACAGCGTGGGCACGGTCGTCGGCGGTTACATCGCCTCGCCCACCGTGAATCCCTCGCTCCCGAGCGTGGCCAACTTAATTTCGGGCAACAGCCTCGCCGGAATCGAGATCACGGGCCAGCTCGCCACGGGGAATCAGATTTACAACAATTACATCGGCACCGACGTGACGGGCGACGGCCGGCCCGGACTCCCCGACCCGGCGTTGCCCGCCCCCCCGCGGAATCCGACGCAAGCGAGCGGTGTCCTGATCCTGCAAGGGACCCAAAACACCGTCGGGGCGAGCGAGTCAGGCAACGTGATCGGGGGAAATGGCAACGTGATCTCGGGCAATGGCATCGGGATCAACATCGCCAACCAGAGCGGCAGCAACGTGAAGACGAGCACCAACTGGATCCAGGGCAACCGGATCGGGACGGATCGCACCGGGACGAAGGCCAACCCGAACTTCGAGTTCGGCGTTTTCATCACGGCGTCGGCGAATAATGTGATCGACAAGAACTTGATCTCGGCCAACGGCCTCGCCGGGGTCGAGATCTTCGGCGGGGCCACTCAGCTCGCCTCCAGCGGCGCGCAGGGGACGGCCGCGGGCCTGGGGACGGTGCTCACGGGAAATCACATCGGCGTCGACATCAATGATCAGGTCGCTTTCGCCGTGTTCAACGGGACTCGGCAGATCGATTCCCTGGCGAATCACCCGGTCATCACCTTGCCCGATGGGATTCAGGTCAATTACGGCTTCCAGCAGCACGGCGTGGTGATCATCGGGGCGTCGGACAACGCCGTCGGGCTCCCCGGGAGGGGAAACCGGATCTCCGGCAACATCCAGACCGGGGTCTACATCTCCCGACGAGACAACGCGAAGACCCTCTACGCACTGCCGACCAACAACGTCGTCCAGGCCAACGACCTCTCCCTCAACGGCATCTACGGCGTGTTCCGGTACGACGCGCCGGCCGGGAACCCGGTGATCGAGTCGCCGGCCGCCAACGCCAACACCTTCACGGGGACGCCGATCCCCATCGGCGACTACGTGACCGGCTTCAACCAGAACACACCGCCGAGTCAGCAGCCCCAATCGATCCTGATCGCCGGCCCCAACAGCGTCACCGGAGCCACCACTACCACCGGCGCGGCAGGATCAGGGCGGCCGAGGCGCGCGCCCGTCGCCCTCCATCCGAGAACCGTGGCCTCGCGAACGAACGCCAAACCGACGAGCCAGCTCCAGGCCAAGGCCCTTTCGACTACTGGGCTTACAACCTCGCGACTTCCTCGGGTGCCGCAACTGATCGAGCCGGGATCGAAGGCTCGGAGGGTCGCGCCCAACGCCTCGACGTCGAAGTAG